The genomic interval ATCTAGGATTATAAAAAAGACTGGATGTTAAGGAAGATAGTTAATCTAACTTTGTTGCTTGGACAGAAGGAGCAGTTTCCTCGGCCTCCAGtcttttttcagtgaaacaataaacagtcacaaaccaaaatgtcaacaagtcctccaacctgaacAACCCTACCCTCGATTATGATCCATAGGAGAGTACCAGCAGCAGATGTACTGGTTCTTTGCTGTCAGGACTTGGGGCTGAAAAgtacaacaaagacagaaaaataggtgcaaatgtttgataataaataatgagccacagttttgcattttacagagaagaggagactgTTCATGTTGACACTGCATTTATTACTTTATTGCCACTGTTCAGTTTCCTTCAAGTATAAAGGTGGAACATGTGTTATATACaaatctctgttttcttctgcaaACTTAATTCACTTgattctctgtctcatttttatttgtgctgcaggtttttcggtgatgttgtttttcatattgtatatttaacatttaacagctCCGTCACAGCTGTACTATCACAGCagttaatgttgtttgtttcaagTGAGTCATGGTCAAACTAAAAAACTAACGTCACTGTAATTCAACATCACAATTGCCCTGAATTACTGTATATAATGAATTTGCATATCATGTACCTCTCAAAGTTCACTGAGCCTTCCATAGAAACTATAAATGCAAATGTAGCCTTCAGCTGAAACTCTTTATTATTTTAGATGTGAATCTATGTGCTGCTGTCTGCCCACACTGTCTTGTTGTGCTTGTAAATGGAGTGAACATTCTGGACAAGAGTTTTAGTGACTTTTCTTGGTCCTACACACTCggttgtttcttgtgttttgctgatgaatattaaacagttaccacaaactgagcacCACTAATCATAAAAGCACCACTTTactgctgccacacacacactacagtcaAGTTACAATAACTGTTACAGAGATACACATTCAGACATAATGCccataatattaataatgtttatttttgtgtgtattttccttAGCTGGAGTGTGTGCCGTGCCTTTCTGTAACAGTGATTCCACACTTCCTGAAAATGGACTTTTCTCCAGTGCAGTGAAACTTGGACGAGGAAAAGTAGAAGATGATGGGATCAATGCAGGTGTTGAAGGCGCTGAGCAGCAAGGCGTAGTACCTCCATGTTGGGCTCTCACCCTGGAAGAAACCCACTACATGAGAGACGTTGTACGGCACCACACAGATGAGAAACACAGCCAGAGTTCCTGAGGCCATGCCGATGgctttctgcttctgcttccgGGATATCATCGGCTGGCTGAACAGGATCAGGATGCAGCGCAGGTAGCAGTAAACAGAAACTACAAGAGGTATAAGGCAGAGCACCAAGAAGAACTCCAGACGgactgagaggaggatgttCAGCTGGTCCTCTGTGAAGTTCTCATAACAAACACTGGAGTTGTTTTTAGCTAGCGTCGGGTGGTGCTGGATGATCAAAACAATGCTGCAGTGTGCTGCTGAGATCAGCCAGACAACAGCACTGATCACCACTGCGTACACAGGTCTACACAGCTGATGAAAGGCGACAGGGAAAGCCACTCCGATGTACCGAACCACGCTGACAGCCATCAGCAACAAGGAGCTGGTGTAGATGgtggagaaaaatgtgacagtggTGATGGTGCACAGGAAGTGGTGCAGAGTCCACTTCATGCCCGACACTGCCTCGTGCATCTTGAAGGGAAGGACGATCAGGAAGAGCAGGTCAGACAGCGTCAGGTTGAGCAGCAGGATGTCTGTTGGAAGAGGCTTGGAGTGGATCTTGACACTGAAGGCGTAGAGAGCGACCAGGTTGGCTGGCAGGCCAATCAGGAAGGAAATGATGTAAACTGAAAGGATGGCCTCACACACCATTGCCTCCATCACCACACTAAAccacaggaggagaaagaaactgaTCACACTGATCACAACGTATGAGAGACAACTGACCTGATAACTCTGCAGCAGGATGGAGAAGAAACATTTAGTGTGTTTCTGATGAACAGAGATTATGGGGAAATATAAATCATAATCTCAAAGGAAGCCCCAGGACCACAAACCCACTTAGACCTGCCATTAATCTCagattaatttattaaattacaGCTGATGCTGTGGTTAATACTCACCTAAcaacaatattattattatttacaacaataaacacatggATACTGGTTTCTTTGGTTAAGTCAAAGACGTTTGATTTTAAGTCAAATCAGCATCGTTTAGCAGCCAGGTCTCAAACTCAGATTAAAAACACCAGAAGTGAAATTTCAAAAGCAAAAGGGATAAACAACGTTCCGATAAATAAGGAAATTATATTTACTCACCTAGCAGGAGAAGTTTTCAAAGGctgtgaaaaaaggaaacagctgAAGTTGTGTGTTGTCTGCTTCACTGTGTCCTTCATCAATGAGTTTATAATTGAAGATGATGACACTGGTTAATATTAACTAACATGCAAAACTGCAGCTCATGTTgactttaatattttatcagttGATAAAGAGAGCCTCCCACTGCAGAAACTCTGAACGTGAGAATGAGAGTaaaactaactttaaaaaattTTTCTTGAGTTGTCTTTGTAATTTAGTTGAAAActtacattttgattaaatatcAATTGAATTTTTTCCTTTAGCCAAAGATTCACTTTcacttaaagtaaaaatattatttgttatatctgtaaaagaaataaaataaaataaaattctgtAATTTTGTTACAAACAATATCATTAACTTCTCTCAAGCTCAACCTCTGATTTACCAGAAATAAGGACGGGAATATTCTCttcaaaacaaaattatttattgtcatgtctttttaaaatgtgcatcACATTTACCAGTACTAGTGAATTACTGACTGCAGTGAATGTTGtattattcacattttcagtgttaatatcAGTGCCACAAAACtcatttaaatcaattaaaGGCAGTTTGTCTCCTTTGAATCCAAtctataaaacacaacaaaaaaaagaatgttaCATTACTTTGAGTCATTAGAAAAAAGGTGCAATATGTGACCAGATATTGGTCTGTTGTACACaaacagtgtaagaaaaaagCATTATCATTGATAGTCCAACTGAAAATCTTAAGGCCGGTTTCTCcttctcatttacatttaacagtGACCCCTCCATTAACCTGGAATGTATTTGAATAcaagctgtaaaacacaagAGAACACGTTGTATCCAAATGTCTTTCATTGGTTAATCCAACATTTAGAGCTGAACACTCAGACACTCAGACTCTGcctgtcattttatttggtTTCTATCTCCATGAACATTTTCTGCAGCGCATCAGAGGTGTATTTGTTCTGTCGTTTCTcaaacctttaaaaacacaggatgtcctgaattttaaatattaaatgatcagcagtttttatttgaattgaACTCCACAGCTGTGGCTCACACCGTCTGCCtcgtctcctctcctgctcagaTCACCAAGTCATTTCAGAGCAAAAACCCATAAACTGGTGCAGCTGAAGTTTACGGTCCTCCCATGATGCCCTGGGGGGAACAATAAGGCCATAACGGACCGTGGGCTTCAAAGAGCTGCCAGCACAACCAGCAATGTAATTACAAAGCTCCACTGCTTTAAAAGCCGTTTGATGGCTGCAGATACCTGACGGCGACGTGAACGGAAAGTAGAGAAATCAGACTGCTGACTGGGCAGTTTTGATCCAGGAGATAGGTGACTTCCCCCTGATGCTGGTGGTACCTCAGGAAGAGTTAAACCGGATCAACCAACATTactaatttatattttattaacataaaaaaggaaaattccCACTGAAGTAAGTTTGAACAGAGGTTGGACAAAGTCAGTGTTTTGCAAGTCACAAAGAGGTTTCAAGTCTTGGCAATGAAGCTAAGTCCAACAAGTCCTAAGTCATGTCTGGAGAGTCCCAGGTCTCAAGCACCAAGACCCAAGATTAAGTCCAATAAGTCTCAAGTCGAACCCAATAAGTCCCAAGTAAGTCCCAGATCAAGACCAACAAATCCCAACTCAACTACCCCTAACCCAACTGAGTCAAGTCCGAGAAGTCCCAAATCAAGTCTAACAAGTTCTTATCAAGTCCTAACTCAAGATTAGTAAG from Lates calcarifer isolate ASB-BC8 unplaced genomic scaffold, TLL_Latcal_v3 _unitig_5233_quiver_2906, whole genome shotgun sequence carries:
- the LOC108873946 gene encoding free fatty acid receptor 2-like, with product MEAMVCEAILSVYIISFLIGLPANLVALYAFSVKIHSKPLPTDILLLNLTLSDLLFLIVLPFKMHEAVSGMKWTLHHFLCTITTVTFFSTIYTSSLLLMAVSVVRYIGVAFPVAFHQLCRPVYAVVISAVVWLISAAHCSIVLIIQHHPTLAKNNSSVCYENFTEDQLNILLSVRLEFFLVLCLIPLVVSVYCYLRCILILFSQPMISRKQKQKAIGMASGTLAVFLICVVPYNVSHVVGFFQGESPTWRYYALLLSAFNTCIDPIIFYFSSSKFHCTGEKSIFRKCGITVTERHGTHSS